Within Catenulispora sp. GP43, the genomic segment AGTCCAGGACGCGCAGCAGGGCGGCGGCTTGCGGCGGCAGGGCCACCAGGCCGTGCGGGTCGGCGGCCGGCTCGGTCACGCCAGCACCCCGACGGCCAGGCCCGCCGCCTCCTGCGCGCACCCCCAGGACAGCCCGACCGCGACGCCGCCGTGCCCGTAGTTGTGCACGATCGGCGCCTCGCCGGTCTTCTCCAGCTCCACTCGCGGCTCGCGGCGGGCGGCGCGCAGCCCGACGTCGATGCGCATCACCCGGGCGCCGTGCAGCCGGGGCTCGACGGCGACGCAGCGGGCGATGATCTGCTCGGCCTGCTCGGCGTCCGGCTCCAGGCTCCAGTTCCCGCGATCGGCGGTGCTGCCCAGCAGCACCCGGTCGCCGTGGACGAAGAACCCGGTGGAGACCGGGCCGGGGTTCTGCTCGAAGAAGAACCCTTCGATGCCCGGGTTCTCCACGACCACGTGCTGGCCCCGCACCGGGAAGACCCCTTCGTCGCCGGCGAACTCCGCGGCGCCGACGCCGGTGCAGTTCACCACGACCCGGGCTTCGCGCGCCGCCTCGGCCGGGGAAGGGCAGTTCCCCGTCTCCAGGACCCCGCCCGCGGCGGCCAGGCGGCCGGTGAGGTAGTCCAGGTACACCGGCATGTCGACGATCGGCATGGTGGTCCAGAACGCCACCGGGTAGCCGGCGCTCTCGGCCTGGCTGCACGGCTCGTAGCCGGGCAGCCGCTCGGCCCAGCTCTGGCCGCCCTCGCCCTGGCGGTTCACCAGCCGGCCGCGCCGGGTGTGCACACCGGTCCCGTCCTGGCCGGCCAGCCTGCCGAACTCCGCCAGGGTGGCCTCGTGCCAGGGCGTGGTGCGCTCCAGCGGCGAGAACTTCGCCGCCGCCTCGGCGGCGTCGGCGATCGCCGGGCCGCCGAGGATGGCGCCGGCCACCGAGGAGGTGGTCAGCAGCGGCGGCCGCTCGGCGCGCACCCGGACCGACAAGCCCTGTTCGGCCAGGCACACCGCCGTGGTCAGGCCGGTCACGCCGGCCCCGATCACGAGTGCGTCTGTGTTCTGTGGCATCCCTTGCTCCCTTTATGGACTCTCGATCGACGTCGCGGGTCATTCCCGCCGGATGGCCACGCACGACCACGTGTAGCCGTTGCCGGCGCTGAGGAACAAGGTCACGGAACCGGGGCTCGGGCCGCCCTGTCCGTGCAGATCGGCGAGGTTCGCGGTGAGGTCGCCGGCGCCCAGGTGGCCGGTGTCGCGGCCCAGGTCGACGATCTCGGTGTGGGGGAGCGCGAGCTCGGCGACCACCGGGATGTAGAACTGGGTCAGCGCGCCGGTGCTCAGGCGCGGCATGACCAGCTGGCGCAGCGACGGGTCGTCCGGGGCCAGGCCGGCGTCGGCGATCGCGGCCAGCACGCAGCGCTGCACGCAGCGGCGCAGGACGCCGACGAAGCGCGGCCAGCCGCCGCTTTCGCGGAAGTACATCTTGGTGCGGCGCGCGCTGATGGTGGGGTTGAGCATCCGGGGCGCCGGCGTCCACGCGTCCTCGCCGCGGTAGAGGATCTCGTACTCCGGGGCGCTCTCCGAGGCGACGGACAGCACGCGGTAGGGGCCGCCGGAGCGGTCCAGCAGCAGCGCGGTGCCGCAGTCGCCGTAGGCCACGTCGATGTCCCCGAACCAGCGGTCGAAGCCGGGCTCGGCGAAGCGGTCGCCGGTGGTCACCGCGGCCCGCTCCAGCGTCGGGTCCAGCGCCATCCGGGCCACGCAGGCCTCCAGCGCGGCCACGCCGCCGTTCGAGGTCTGCTGGATGCCCACCGGAGTGGCCTTGTCCGCGCCGATGCCGTCGGCGACGAAGTGCGGCGGGGACCAGAAGTCGTGGCCCTGGTGGTGGATCCAGGCGTGCGCGACCATCTCGATCTCGCCGCCGCTCCAGCCGGCCTCGGCCAGCGCCTTGCGCCCGGCCAGCACGGCCATCTGCGGCGCGGCGTGCGCGGTGCTCTCGGCCAGCCCGGTGTAGCCCAGGCGGTCGCGGGTCGCCTCGTCGATCCGGCCGGCCGCGACGGCCTCGGCGGCGGTGGAGCGCCCCGGGGGAAGCCACAGGACGGCCGCGGCGATCCCCGGCGGCTCGGCCAGCGGTGGGGAAAGCCTCACAGACGCCTCCAGGTGGCACGGGGAATCAACATCGTCAGTATCATTGATCGTCAGGGCATTGTCTATCAAGGGGATCGCATGAGCCGCGAAGCAGACGCAGAACCGGCCCGCGGGTCGGATACGGGGCCGGACACCGGGCCGGACACCGAGATCGCCATGACGCCGATCGGCTACGTGCAGACCCGCTACCTGCGCGTTCAGGACGCCCCGCCGCAGGCCACGATGGCGTACGGGGAGCGGGGACGGATCGTGGTGTTCGACGACTTCGTGGCGGGCTTGGACGGCCTGCGCGCCGGGCAGTACGTCTGGCTGCTGACCTGGCTGCACGACCAGACGGATGAGGAGGCCGCACCGCTGCGCTGCGTGCCGCGCGGCTGGTCGGACAGCGGGCGGACGACCGGGGTGTACGCCACGCGCACGCCGAACCGGCACAACCGGATCGGGATGAGCCTGGTGCGGCTCGGCGGGATCGGCGAGGGGGCGCTGCTGTTCGAGGGGGTGGATCTGGTGCACGGGACGCCGGTGCTGGATATCAAGCCTTATTCGACGGAGTCCGATACGCCGCCGGAGCTGCGGGATTAGGCCACCAGCCGTCCCAGCAACTCCCGTAGTGTGTCCCGCTCGTCCGGGGCGAGCGGCGCCAGGAAATCCTCCTGCGCCAGATCCACCAGTTTCCGCAGTTGCTTCAGCTGCGCCACGCCGACCGGCGTCAGGTACAGCGCGAACGAGCGGCGGTCCTTGCCTCGGCGCCGCTCCAGTAGGCCGGCTCGCTCCAGGTCGTCGGTGACCGCGACCACCGTGGTGCGGTCTATGCCCAGGCGCGCGCCCACCACCCGCTGGTTCTGGCCCGGTTCGAGCTCCACCAGGTTCAGCACCCCGAAGTGGCGCAGGGTCAGGCCGAAGGGGCCCAGGGCCTCGTGGGCCAGGGCGGTGACGCGCTGGGCTGCCTTCCGCGCCAGGAACACGTACGACTCCCGGACCGAGGCCGGGAGCGAGACGAAGAACAGCGGGTCGTCGTCGTCCGACGCTGGTTCCTGCACTTCCGCCTCCCCTTGACGTTGTTCTCGGGCATCCTACATATTCTGATCTGTCAGTGTGGCTGACGATCAGTTTACTGTTGAACTGGCGAAGGGACGGCTTTCATGCTTCTCGATCCGCCCGCCGAAGGTGTGCCGCAGGCCGACGAGCTCCTGCGGGCCGCGATGGAATGGCACTTCTCGCCGGAGACCGGCAGCCCGTACTGGGTCGGGCGGGCCAAGGAGCTCGACTTCGATCCGCGCGCCGACGTGACCACCGTCGCCGACCTGCGCCTGTTCGCGAAGGTCGCGATCGACTGGAGCGCGGTGCCGGCCGGGCAGCTGATCCCGCGCGGCTGTCTGGAGCGCGGAGACGAGTTCGGGGTCTACGAGTCCGGCGGTGCGACCGGCGCTCCCAAGCGCATCGTGGATGCGACCTCGCGGGCCGGGGCCGTGCGCTGGCAGAGCCGGATGCTCGACGAGCAGGGGTTCCCGGCCGGGGAGGGCAGTTGGCTGCACATCGGACCGACCGGCCCGCACATCATGGCCAAGAACGTCCGGAACCTGGCCCACCGCCGCGGCTACCTGTGCAACTACGTCGACCTGGACCCACGCTGGGTCCGCCGCTGTCTGGCCGAGGGCCGCCGCGAGGACTTCCAGCGCTACGTCGACCACATCTTCGACCAGGTCCGCGACGTGGTCGCCAGCCAGCCGGTCCGGGCGATCTCCAGCACGCCGCGCATGCTGGAGCTGCTCACCGCCCGCACCGACGTCCTGCCGCGGCTGCGCGAGACGGTGCGCGGCGTCATCTGGGGCGGCACCAGCGCCGACGGCGAGACCCTGCGCCTGCTCCAGGAGGAGGTGTTCCCCGAGGCCACCGTGCGCGGCGTCTACGGCAACACCATGATGGGGATCGCGCCGCAGCGCAGCCCGCTGCCGGACGACAAGGCCGTGTGCGTCTTCCGGCCCTTCCACCCCTACAGCATCGTCGAGCTCGTCGATCCGGAGGACCCGGACCGTGCCGTGGACGTCGACGAGGAGGGACGCGTGCGGGTCACGGTGCTGTCCCGCGACTTCTTCGCGCCGCCGACGCTGGAACGCGACCTGGCGATCAGGCGGGCCACGGCGCCCGGCTGGGCCGGCTTGGAGCTGTCCCAGGTGCGTCCCTACGAACCGGCCGGGACGAAGGTCATCGAGGGCGTGTACTGATGAGCCCGGAGATACCGGTCATCCGCGCGGGCCGGCCCGCACGGTCGGCGTCGACGTCGGTGCTGGCCGGGGTGGACGGCACGCCGCTGGCCACGGTCCACCAGGCGCCACCGCTGCTCGGCCGGCTCACCGTCGCCGAGGCCCGCGACGCCGCCGAGAGCGCCGATACCCTTCCCGATCCCGCGATCTTCCGCCGCGCGGGCGAGCTGTTCGCCACCGCCGAACTGGCCGGGCTGGGTCCGAAAGAGTACTGCGACCTGCAGGCCCGCGCGGCCGGCGTCCCGATCGGCGTGGCCCGGCACTCCCTGGACGACATGGTCCACAGCTTCGCCAACGCCGCCCCGCGCGCCGCGGCCGAGCGTCCGGTCGGCGCCGCCCCCGACGCGGCAGCCTGCGCCCCCGGCCAGGTCCTGCCGCTGTGGACGCGGCGCGGCGACGTGCTAGCGGTCGTGGCGCCCAGCAACAACCCCGGCACCCACACCCAGTGGCTGGTCGCGCTGGCCTGCGGCTACCGTCTGGTGATCCGCCCCGGCAGCCGCGACCCGCTGACCCCGGCCCGCATGGTCGCCGCCCTGCTGGAAGCCGGCATCGAGCCCTCCGCCTTGTCGCTGCTGCCCGGCGGCCACGCTCTCGGCGACGCCCTCGTGGAGACCGCCGACCTGAGCATGGTGTTCGGCGGCGACCAGGCCGCGCGCCGCTACGCCGGCGACCGCCGGGTCATCCTGCGCGGGCCCGGCCGCTCCAAGGTCCTGCACAGCGGCGAGCTCACCGAGGCGGTCCTCGACACCGTCGTCGCCTCGGCGACCCACGACGCCGGCCTGCGGTGCACCTGCGCCACCGCGGTGTTCACCGACTCCGACCCGCGCGAGCTGGCCGAGGCGCTCGCCGACCGGATGGCGCCGCTCACCGCCGCGCCGCCGCAGGACGACCGGGCGCGGCTGCCGGTGCTCCCGGCGGCCGAGGCGTACGCCATGCGGGACTCGCTGGCCTCCCGCCTGGCAGGGGCCGAAGACGTCGCGGCCGCGCGATACCCCGACGGCCCGGTCGCAGAACTCGGAGACGGGTCGGCCGCGCTGCGGCCCGCGGTCCTGCTGTGCGACCGCGTGGACCACCCCGGCTCCCGGATCGAGATGCCGTTCCCGTGCCTGTGGGTCCTGCCGTGGCGGCGCTCGGACGGGCTGGCGCCGCTGGGGGAGACGCTGGCTCTGACCGTCTTGTCCGAAGACCCCGCGCTGGTCCGCGAGGCGCTGCGGCGCCCGGCGATCCGGAAGGTCCTGGCCGGACCGGTCCCGACCTGGACCGCCGGCGACACCAGCCCGCACGACGGATTCCTCAGCCACGAGCTGATGGAGGCGCGCGCGTACGGAACCACCTGAGCGACACCGGCGACACGAGCGAAACGAAGGAGTCCCCATGATACGGACCACCCTGGTGACCGGCGGCGGCAGCGGCATCGGCAAGGCGGTCGCGACGCTGTTCGCCGCCGACGGCGACCACGTCTTCATCACCGGCCGCCGCAAGGACCTGCTGGAAGCCGCGGCCGAGGAGATCGCCGGCACCGTCACCGCCATCGTCTGCGACCACACCGACCCCGACCAGCTGATCGCGCTGGCCGCCGAGCTCCCGCCGACCCTGGACGTCCTGGTCAACAACGCCGGCGGCAACCGCGACATGGAGGGCCCGCCGCCGGCCGGACTGCACGAGCTGGCCGCGCGCTGGCGGGCCAACCTGGAGGCGAACCTGCTCGCCGCCGTCCTGACCACCGCGGCCGTGGACGACCGGCTGGCCGAGGGCTCCGCCGTGGTCAACATCGGCTCGTTCGCCGCCGACCGCGGCGCCGGCTCCTACGGCGCGGCCAAGGCCGGGATGAACACCTGGAACATCTTCCTGGCCAAGCAGCTCGGCCCGCGCGGCATCACCTGCAACGTCGTCGCGCCCGGGTACATCGACGAGACAGAGTTCTTCCACGGCAGGAAAACCCCCGAATTCCACGCCGAGCGCGTCACCGAGACGCTCGTCCAGCGCGCCGGCAAGCCGGCCGACATCGCAGAAGCCGTGCGTTTCCTGGCCTCCCCGGCCGCCCGGCACATCACCTGCCAGGTGCTGCGCGTGGACGGCGGCGTCATCCACAGCCGCTGACGGCCCCCGGGCTCATTTGCCCATTGTCCGCGGCCCGGGGCGGGGGCGTACAACCGGATGCGTCGTGAACCGAACAGAGCCGAGTCCTGATTATCAGGACCACTGCTCGATGACTTCGACAGGGGGCGCCGCGACGATGGTCCGAATCCTGGAATACCGAGATCCGGTGGAGAACTGCCCGGGCTTTCTGGTCTACGACCGGACCGACTGCCGGCTGGCCGCCGGCGGCTGCCGGCTCACCCCGGGCCTGTCCGTGGACACGCTGCGCGAGCTCGCCGCGCGCATGACCCTCAAACAGCGGGTGCTCGGCGTCAACGTCGACGGGGCCAAATGCGGGCTGGCCTACGACCCGGCCGGACCGCACCGCGACGCCGTGCTCCGCAGATTCCTGGCCTTCCTGGCCGAGGAACTGCGCACCCGCTTCAGCATGGGCGCCGACATGGGTACCCGCTTCGAGAACCTCGACCGGCTGGCCGCCGCCGTCGGCGCGGGCTCGGCCAAGTCGGCCGTGCGCACCGCGCAGCACCTGACCGAGGAGGACTTCCGCGCCCGGATGGCGGTCCTGTCGGCCCCGGTCGGCCCGCTGAGCGTGGGCGACCGCCGCGCCGGGCACGCCCTGGCCTTCGCCGCGCTGACCGCCGCGGACCTGGAAGGGCTGCGCCGGGACCGCATGACCGTCTCCGTCCAGGGCTTCGGCAACCTCGGCCGGCCCGCCGCGCTCGCCCTGGCCGAGGCCGGGGTGCGGATCACCGCCATCGCCGACGAGCACGGCTGCCGGGTCGCCGGGGCCGGGCTCGACGTGCGCGCCATGCTCGCGCGGGACATCACCTGCCCGGTGCCCGAGCTGCCCGGCGGCGGCCGGGTCCTGCCCCGCGAGGCCGTCCTGGACCTGCCCGCCGACGTGCTTATCCTGGCCGGCTGCGCCGACGCCGTGCCGGCGGCGCGCGCCGGCGAGCTGTCCGCGGCCGTGGTCGCGGTCGGCGCCAACTGCGGGCTCAGCGAGCAGGCCGAGACGCTGCTGACCGAGCGCGGCGTGACCGTCGTCCCGGACTTCATCGGCGGCGTCGGCGGGTCGGCGTCGATGGAGGCGCTGTTCGGCCCGCGCGCCACGCCCGAGCCGCGCGAGGTGCTCGACGGCGTCGCCGGCATCATGCGCGAACTGGTCGGCGACGTGCTGGCCGGCGCGCGCGAACGGGGGCTGCCGACCCGCCAGGTCGCGCTGGACATGGCGCAGGCCTCGATGGTCGACCCCGACGAGCGGCCCTACGGGTCCTGTCCGTACCGCGTCACCGCGCCGGTCCCCAGCGGCCGGCGCGGCCGGACCACCAGCGCACACCCAGGGAGCGTGAGCACCATGACGACCACCAGCACCGCCGCCGGCCGCGAACCGGTGGGCGGCCCGGACCTGCCCGACTCCTCCGGCCCCTCCGGCTCTTCCGTCGTCTCCGACCTGGCCGGCGACTGCGGCCACGCGCACGGCCACATCACCGACTCGCGGTTCTACGGCCACAACTACGGGACCGAGTCGAGCCGGCGCATCTTCTGCGACCGCTGCCGCTTCCAGCGCTGGCTGGACGTGGAGGCGGCGCTCGCGCTGAGCGAGGCCGACCTCGGCGTCATCCCCAAGCCGGCGGCCGAGGCGATCGCCCGCGCGGCCCGGGTGGAGCTGCTGGACCTGGACGGGGTCCGGGCCGAGATCCGGCGCACCTCGCACTCGCTGGTGGCGTTTCTGCGGGCGTTCCAGTCGGTGTGCGAGGACGGGGCCGGCGAGTTCGTGCACTACGGCGCGACCACCCAGGACATCCAGGACACCGCGCAGTCCCTGGAGATGCGCGACGTCCTGGACCAGCTCACGGTGTCCTTGCGCCACATGCTCGACCGGCTGGCCGAGCTGGCCGAGGAGAACGCCGAGAGCGTCTGCCTGGGCCGCACCCACGCGCAGCCGGCGCTGCCGATGGGCTTCGGGCTGAAGATCAGCGGCTGGATCGACGAGCTGCTGCGGCACCTGGAGCGGGTCGAGCAGATGCGGCCGCGGGTCCTGGTGGCGCAGCTGTTCGGCGGCGTCGGGACCATGGCAGGGTTCGGCGAGCAGGCCCTGCCGCTGCTGGAGGCCTTCGCGCTGCGGCTGGGGCTGGTCGCCCCGGCCATCGGCTGGCACGTGTCCCGGGACCGGGTCGCCGAGTACGTGACCGGGCTGGCGATGGTCGCCGGCACCCTGGGCCGCATCGCCGACGAGATCCGGCTGCTGTCCCGCCCGGAGTTCGGGGAGGTGGAGCTGGGCTGGCGCTACGGCCAGGTCGGCAGCAGCACCATGCCGCACAAGCGGAACCCCGAGGCCTGCGAGCACGCGGTGGTGATGGCCCGGCTGGCGGCCTCCCAGGTGGCGAACGCCATGGCGTGCCTGGGCGGGGACAACGAGCGGGACTCGCGGACCCTGCGCATCGAATGGGCCTGCGTCCCGGACGTCTCGCACTACACGCTGTCGGCCTGCGAGCTGGTGACCCGGGTCCTGGACGGCCTGGCGGTGCGGTCCGAGCGGCTGCGCGACAACGTCGGGGACGTCGCCGAACAGGTGGCCACCGAGCGGCTGATGCTGGTGCTCGGCCAGACCATGGGCAAGCAGAGCGCGCACCACTTCGTGTACGAACTCGCCCAGACGGCCCGGCAGGAGGGCGGTTCGCTGCGCGAGTCGCTGCGCAGCAAGACCGAGCTGGCCGAGGCCGAGCTGGACCGGATCTTCGACCCGGCCGGGTACCTCGGGCAGTCCGCGGCGCTGACCGGGCGGGTGGTGGCGCGGGCCCGGGCGGTGCTGGCGCTGGCGGCGGACGGTTCGCGGGGTCCGGCAGGCCCCGCCGAGCCGGCTGGTTCGGCCGGCCCGGCTGGTTCGGCCGGCCCGGCCGATCCCGTCGTACTCGGCGGTCCGTCGTGACCGTCGTGACCGTCCAGGATCTGTCGCAGGTCGAGGAGATCGTGCTGCCCCGTTCGCTGTTCGCGTGCGTCGCCTCCCACGTCGTGCGCAAGCTCACCGGCCACTACATCGAGGGCGAGACGCCGGAGACGAAGGCCTTCGGGATGCTCGCCGGGGCGCCGGCCGGCGGGGCCCTGGCGGTGCGCGCGGTGTTCCCGCTGCTCGCGAACATGCGGCACGACCAGGCCCGCCGCCAGGAGATGGACGAGGTGGTCGACGCCTTCGCCATCCCGTCGCAGACCCCGAACGAGCAGCGCGGCTGGATCGCCGACCCGCGCGAGCTGATGGCGGTGGAGCAGGCCTGCGACGACACCGGCTGGGTGGTGTTCGGGAACTACCACACCCACCGCGTGGCCTGGGACCACGACCCGCTGCGCGACACCTGCACCGGCCTGGACCGCGCGCTGGCCGCCGAGTCCGGCCAGTGGACCTTCGTCTATTCCGCCGTCGACCTGCACCGCCCCCGGCTGCGCGCGTTCTTCGAGGGCGACAACGCCCGCGAGGTGCCCATCCGGCTGGTGCCCCGCGACAACGCATCGAGAGGATGACCCGCCATGGATCGCACGGAGTCCTACCGCCAGGTGGTCGCGTTCCACCGCCACGAATGCCCGGGCGCCGCGCTCGGCCTGCGCGTCGCCGAGGCCGCGCTGGCCCGCGTCGGCGTCGCCGCCGGCGATCCGGCCCTGCTGGTCGTCGCCGAGACCGACACCTGCGCCGTGGACGCGCTGCAGGTACTGACCGGCTGCACGGTCGGCAAACGCAACCTCGTGCTCGAGGACACCGGCCGCCGGGTGTTCACGTTCTGGGCTCCCGGCACCGACCTGGGCCTGCGCATCCGGGCCAAGGCCGGCAGCATCGCCTTCCGGGACGCGGAGGTCCAGGAGTTGGCCGAACGCATCGAGCAGGGCCAGGCCACCCCCGAGGAGCAGGCGCGCTTCGCCGGGATCCAGGCCGACCGCACCGCGCGGCTGCTGGAGCTGCCGGAGGCGGACATCCTCGTGGTGGACGAGGTGAAGGCGCCGGTCCCGACGCGCAAGCTGGTCGCGGCCGTGGAGCCGTGCGTGGAGTGCGGGGAGCCGACCAGCGTGGAGACGCTGCACGACCACCGCGGGCGCATGGTGTGCCCGGCGTGCCACCTGGCGGCGCACGGCGGCGTGCTGCCGGCCGGGCACGGCGACCACGGGCACCACCCGCTGAGCCAGGCCGGGCAGGGCCACGGCCACGAACATGAACACGGCCACGAACACCAGCATCAGCACGACCACCAGCGCGAACACCAGCACTGAGCCCGATCCGACCCGGGGGGGGGGGGGGGGGGGGGGGGGGGGGGGGGGCGGCCCGCCCCCCCCGCCCCCCCCCCCCCCCCCGCGCCGCCCCCCCCCCCCCCCGCCGCCCCCCCCCCCCCCCCCCCCGGCCGCCCCCCCCCCCCCCCGCCCCCCGCCGCGGGCCGCCCCCCCCCCCCCCCCCCCCCCCCCCCCCCCCCCCGCCGCGCTATTCGAGCACGTCGACGCCCCGCGGCCGCGCTGCCACGATGGCGGCTGCCGAGCAGGTACAACCGGTCCTTTCACGGAAAAGGAGTCGGAATCGTGGCTTATCCCTGGGTCGCCGCCCTCCACTACTTGAGCACGGCGTTCATGCCGGTCTTCGGCGCGGCCGCGGCCCTGACGGCGCTCGCCGGACTGGTGGTCTGCCTGCGGGCGGCACGGCGGCGGCCCGAGCCGCGCGTGGCGCCGATCCCGAGGCAGCGCGCGAGCCACGAGGGAGTGACGCGGCGATGAGCCCTGCGATGCGGCGCCGGCTGGAGGCGGTCGGCAAGGCGATGCTGGCCGGGATGACGGCCTACGCGTGGTACTGGTCGCCGGCCACGCGGACTCGACGGCGCGAGCCTCAGAAGACGCCT encodes:
- a CDS encoding aldehyde dehydrogenase family protein — its product is MSPEIPVIRAGRPARSASTSVLAGVDGTPLATVHQAPPLLGRLTVAEARDAAESADTLPDPAIFRRAGELFATAELAGLGPKEYCDLQARAAGVPIGVARHSLDDMVHSFANAAPRAAAERPVGAAPDAAACAPGQVLPLWTRRGDVLAVVAPSNNPGTHTQWLVALACGYRLVIRPGSRDPLTPARMVAALLEAGIEPSALSLLPGGHALGDALVETADLSMVFGGDQAARRYAGDRRVILRGPGRSKVLHSGELTEAVLDTVVASATHDAGLRCTCATAVFTDSDPRELAEALADRMAPLTAAPPQDDRARLPVLPAAEAYAMRDSLASRLAGAEDVAAARYPDGPVAELGDGSAALRPAVLLCDRVDHPGSRIEMPFPCLWVLPWRRSDGLAPLGETLALTVLSEDPALVREALRRPAIRKVLAGPVPTWTAGDTSPHDGFLSHELMEARAYGTT
- a CDS encoding SDR family NAD(P)-dependent oxidoreductase; protein product: MIRTTLVTGGGSGIGKAVATLFAADGDHVFITGRRKDLLEAAAEEIAGTVTAIVCDHTDPDQLIALAAELPPTLDVLVNNAGGNRDMEGPPPAGLHELAARWRANLEANLLAAVLTTAAVDDRLAEGSAVVNIGSFAADRGAGSYGAAKAGMNTWNIFLAKQLGPRGITCNVVAPGYIDETEFFHGRKTPEFHAERVTETLVQRAGKPADIAEAVRFLASPAARHITCQVLRVDGGVIHSR
- a CDS encoding FmdE family protein, whose product is MDRTESYRQVVAFHRHECPGAALGLRVAEAALARVGVAAGDPALLVVAETDTCAVDALQVLTGCTVGKRNLVLEDTGRRVFTFWAPGTDLGLRIRAKAGSIAFRDAEVQELAERIEQGQATPEEQARFAGIQADRTARLLELPEADILVVDEVKAPVPTRKLVAAVEPCVECGEPTSVETLHDHRGRMVCPACHLAAHGGVLPAGHGDHGHHPLSQAGQGHGHEHEHGHEHQHQHDHQREHQH
- a CDS encoding MarR family winged helix-turn-helix transcriptional regulator, whose amino-acid sequence is MQEPASDDDDPLFFVSLPASVRESYVFLARKAAQRVTALAHEALGPFGLTLRHFGVLNLVELEPGQNQRVVGARLGIDRTTVVAVTDDLERAGLLERRRGKDRRSFALYLTPVGVAQLKQLRKLVDLAQEDFLAPLAPDERDTLRELLGRLVA
- a CDS encoding 3-oxoacyl-[acyl-carrier-protein] synthase III C-terminal domain-containing protein, with translation MRLSPPLAEPPGIAAAVLWLPPGRSTAAEAVAAGRIDEATRDRLGYTGLAESTAHAAPQMAVLAGRKALAEAGWSGGEIEMVAHAWIHHQGHDFWSPPHFVADGIGADKATPVGIQQTSNGGVAALEACVARMALDPTLERAAVTTGDRFAEPGFDRWFGDIDVAYGDCGTALLLDRSGGPYRVLSVASESAPEYEILYRGEDAWTPAPRMLNPTISARRTKMYFRESGGWPRFVGVLRRCVQRCVLAAIADAGLAPDDPSLRQLVMPRLSTGALTQFYIPVVAELALPHTEIVDLGRDTGHLGAGDLTANLADLHGQGGPSPGSVTLFLSAGNGYTWSCVAIRRE
- a CDS encoding FAD-dependent oxidoreductase, whose product is MPQNTDALVIGAGVTGLTTAVCLAEQGLSVRVRAERPPLLTTSSVAGAILGGPAIADAAEAAAKFSPLERTTPWHEATLAEFGRLAGQDGTGVHTRRGRLVNRQGEGGQSWAERLPGYEPCSQAESAGYPVAFWTTMPIVDMPVYLDYLTGRLAAAGGVLETGNCPSPAEAAREARVVVNCTGVGAAEFAGDEGVFPVRGQHVVVENPGIEGFFFEQNPGPVSTGFFVHGDRVLLGSTADRGNWSLEPDAEQAEQIIARCVAVEPRLHGARVMRIDVGLRAARREPRVELEKTGEAPIVHNYGHGGVAVGLSWGCAQEAAGLAVGVLA
- the tsaA gene encoding tRNA (N6-threonylcarbamoyladenosine(37)-N6)-methyltransferase TrmO, which encodes MSREADAEPARGSDTGPDTGPDTEIAMTPIGYVQTRYLRVQDAPPQATMAYGERGRIVVFDDFVAGLDGLRAGQYVWLLTWLHDQTDEEAAPLRCVPRGWSDSGRTTGVYATRTPNRHNRIGMSLVRLGGIGEGALLFEGVDLVHGTPVLDIKPYSTESDTPPELRD
- a CDS encoding phenazine biosynthesis protein, coding for MLLDPPAEGVPQADELLRAAMEWHFSPETGSPYWVGRAKELDFDPRADVTTVADLRLFAKVAIDWSAVPAGQLIPRGCLERGDEFGVYESGGATGAPKRIVDATSRAGAVRWQSRMLDEQGFPAGEGSWLHIGPTGPHIMAKNVRNLAHRRGYLCNYVDLDPRWVRRCLAEGRREDFQRYVDHIFDQVRDVVASQPVRAISSTPRMLELLTARTDVLPRLRETVRGVIWGGTSADGETLRLLQEEVFPEATVRGVYGNTMMGIAPQRSPLPDDKAVCVFRPFHPYSIVELVDPEDPDRAVDVDEEGRVRVTVLSRDFFAPPTLERDLAIRRATAPGWAGLELSQVRPYEPAGTKVIEGVY